The following proteins are encoded in a genomic region of Candidatus Neomarinimicrobiota bacterium:
- a CDS encoding proline dehydrogenase family protein codes for MSLIKRTVTPLLPLLPSALVRKIAMRYVAGVTVEEAVATVLRLNKAGFCATLDILGEYTDSIEAAKQITNAYLELYDTIRDEALDCNISLKLTHLGLGFDDGLAEGNLSTVVRKARETGNFLRIDMENSPYTNETLHLYRKCLAHHARIGAVLQAYLYRSMGDLTQLTGDKLNIRICKGIYHESEKIATHDREEIRHNFIQLVHKGLESGAYVAIATHDKLIIDSLETWIANRRISRDLYEFQVLYGVPMGGRLEQLLEGGHKVRIYVPFGEEWLSYATRRLEENPHLAGYILKNLFAR; via the coding sequence ATGTCTCTGATTAAACGAACTGTCACCCCGCTTCTCCCTCTGCTGCCTTCCGCACTGGTGCGGAAAATCGCCATGCGCTACGTTGCCGGCGTTACCGTAGAAGAAGCTGTCGCCACTGTTCTGCGACTCAATAAGGCAGGATTCTGCGCAACCCTCGATATCCTGGGTGAATATACTGATTCTATTGAAGCAGCAAAGCAGATTACGAATGCATATCTGGAGCTTTACGACACTATCCGCGATGAAGCACTTGACTGTAATATTTCTCTTAAGCTGACCCACTTGGGCCTCGGATTTGATGACGGACTGGCTGAAGGAAATCTGTCCACGGTAGTCCGCAAGGCTCGTGAGACGGGCAACTTCCTGAGAATCGATATGGAGAATTCTCCCTACACGAACGAGACCCTTCACCTTTACCGGAAATGTCTGGCTCACCATGCACGGATCGGAGCTGTGTTGCAGGCCTATCTCTATCGCAGCATGGGCGACCTCACTCAATTGACAGGCGATAAACTTAACATTCGTATCTGCAAGGGGATTTATCATGAATCAGAGAAAATTGCGACTCATGACAGGGAAGAGATCCGCCACAACTTCATCCAACTGGTCCATAAGGGCCTTGAAAGCGGTGCTTACGTGGCCATTGCCACCCACGACAAACTCATTATCGATTCGTTAGAGACATGGATAGCAAACAGAAGAATATCGAGAGATCTTTATGAATTCCAGGTTCTGTATGGCGTCCCCATGGGGGGAAGACTGGAGCAGCTGTTGGAGGGCGGTCATAAGGTACGGATATATGTCCCGTTTGGCGAGGAGTGGTTATCGTACGCCACACGTCGCCTGGAAGAGAATCCGCATCTGGCGGGGTACATTCTCAAGAATCTGTTCGCAAGATGA
- a CDS encoding NADH-quinone oxidoreductase subunit A — protein sequence MYQHFGTVFIFLIIGIILVAVPLLLQRILSPQRKTFDKLSTYECGEDAEGTAWIQFNIRFYIVALIFVIFDVEVVFLFPWAVVYKQLGLFAFVEMMIFLAILALGLAYVWRKGDLEWVKYSVPFGGGRYGKLKLEQEPAPPIADVQGEVPTA from the coding sequence ATGTATCAACACTTTGGCACTGTTTTCATCTTTCTGATCATCGGGATAATTCTGGTGGCAGTCCCGTTGCTACTGCAAAGAATACTGTCGCCGCAGCGGAAAACTTTTGACAAGCTGTCAACGTATGAATGCGGTGAGGACGCTGAAGGAACTGCCTGGATCCAGTTCAATATCCGCTTCTACATTGTAGCACTCATTTTTGTCATCTTTGATGTGGAAGTGGTGTTCCTGTTTCCGTGGGCTGTGGTCTATAAGCAGCTTGGTCTCTTTGCATTCGTTGAAATGATGATCTTCCTCGCCATTCTAGCATTGGGCCTGGCGTATGTTTGGCGCAAAGGAGACTTGGAATGGGTCAAGTATTCTGTCCCGTTTGGCGGCGGTCGATATGGCAAACTCAAGTTGGAGCAGGAGCCGGCCCCACCCATAGCGGATGTTCAGGGGGAGGTTCCCACCGCCTGA
- a CDS encoding CoA-binding protein, which yields MNEPETVAKIFAMKTIAVVGMSPKPERPSHYVALYLRDHGYRIIPVNPGQAEIAGITSYPSLLDIPVKVDVVDVFRRPEHTVPISEAAVEIGAKALWLQDGVINDEAAKLAEDASLLVVMNDCMLRRHRQFFG from the coding sequence ATGAACGAACCGGAAACCGTTGCAAAGATTTTCGCTATGAAGACCATTGCTGTGGTGGGCATGAGCCCCAAACCGGAACGGCCCAGCCATTACGTGGCGCTATACCTGCGGGACCACGGGTATAGGATAATTCCGGTCAATCCGGGGCAGGCCGAAATCGCCGGCATAACCTCCTACCCTTCCCTGCTGGATATCCCGGTCAAGGTGGATGTGGTAGATGTGTTCCGAAGACCGGAACATACGGTTCCCATTTCTGAAGCAGCGGTTGAGATCGGTGCCAAGGCCCTTTGGCTCCAGGACGGTGTAATCAATGATGAAGCGGCAAAACTGGCGGAAGATGCTAGCCTTTTGGTAGTGATGAACGACTGCATGTTGCGCCGACACAGACAATTTTTTGGA
- a CDS encoding NADH-quinone oxidoreductase subunit C, producing MQLNEIISYINDQFREDLILGGEDEPADYIAVSPADWCELARFLYHDDKLKFDSMMCITGVDYGEEENLAVIYNLHSMTHAHKLEVRMPVSKADPKVPSVEQIWRIADWFEREVYDMYGITFDGHRDHRRILLPEDWEGFPLRKDYVFPDLYHGIVVPKMKEGWE from the coding sequence ATGCAGTTAAACGAAATCATCTCCTATATCAACGACCAATTCAGGGAAGATCTGATCCTTGGCGGCGAAGATGAACCCGCTGATTATATCGCCGTCTCACCAGCTGACTGGTGTGAACTTGCCCGCTTCCTTTATCATGATGATAAGCTGAAGTTCGATTCTATGATGTGTATAACAGGTGTGGACTACGGCGAAGAGGAGAATCTGGCTGTAATTTATAACCTGCATTCTATGACTCATGCTCACAAGCTGGAGGTACGTATGCCTGTTTCCAAGGCAGATCCAAAGGTGCCGTCTGTAGAACAGATTTGGCGCATTGCCGATTGGTTTGAGCGAGAGGTGTATGACATGTATGGTATCACTTTTGATGGTCATCGCGATCACCGCAGGATATTGCTGCCGGAGGACTGGGAAGGTTTCCCCCTGCGGAAAGATTATGTCTTCCCCGATTTGTATCACGGCATTGTTGTCCCTAAAATGAAGGAAGGATGGGAGTAG